A window of Enterobacter ludwigii genomic DNA:
ATGAGCAAGGCAGGGCTGAACACTGGTTTTCTGGCGTTTAACACCCAAAAGCCACCGCTGGATAACGTGAAGGTTCGCCAGGCGCTGGCCATCGCCATCAACAAATCAGCCATTATTGACGCGGTGTTCCATGGCACGGGGACCGCCGCGAAGAACCTGCTGCCGCCAGGGGTATGGAGCGCCGACAGTGAACTTAAGGATTACGATTACGATCCGGAAAAGGCAAAAGCGCTGCTGAAGGAAGCAGGTTTTGCAAACGGGGTGAACATTGATTTGTGGGCAATGCCGGTGCAGCGTCCGTACAACCCGAATGCGAAACGTATGGCCGAAATGATTCAGGCCGACTGGGCGAAAGTGGGCGTACAAACTCACATTGTCACCTATGAATGGGGTGAATACCTCAAGCGCGTGAAGGGCGGGGAGCATCAGGCTGCGCTGATGGGTTGGACGACCGCAACGGGCGATCCGGACAACTTCTTTGGTCCGCTATTTACCTGCACCTCTGCAAATGGCGGTTCGAACTCGGCGAAGTGGTGCTATAAGCCGTTTGATAAAATTATTGCGGAGGCAAAATCAATAACCGACCACGATAAACGTGTGGCGCTGTATAAAGAGGCTCAGCAGATGATGCATGACCAGATGCCAGCGGTGATGATTGCGCATTCAACCATTTTCGAACCGGTGCGCAAAGAGGTGACGGGTTATGAAATTGACCCGTTTGGTAAACATCTGTTCTGGCAACTGGATATACATCAGTAATTTTTCACTGCCCGGCACGCATCCGGGCAGTCTTTTTGCAATTTGTGCTCCCGACATCATTTTTTGTCACAACAAACCCTCCAGTCCTTTGCTATAACTTCAAATGCATACTTGCAGATAACATGGAAAACCATCATGCGTACTCAAACTTTTTTAAAAGTTGCAGTGCTTACTGGTCTGTTGGCTTTGGCGGGCTGTTCATCAAAAGTGGCCGCTCCCGAACAATACTCAGGCTTTTTAAAAGACTATTCTGGTTTAAAGGAAACAACTTCTGCAACGGGTAAACCGACCTTACGTTGGGTTGATCCGTCATATAACGAAGCTAATTATGACAATATTGTCTGGAACCCGATTACTTATTATCCGGCTCCAAAACCAACCACGCAGATTGGTCAAAAAACACTGGATGAGCTGCTGAGTTATACCAACAACAAAATGAAAACCTCGATTGGTCAGCGTAAACCGATCGTTACCACACCAGGGCCGCGTAGCCTGATCTTCCGTGGTGCGATTACCGGTGTAACCTCTAAGCAAGAAGGTTTGCAGTTCTATGAAGTGGTGCCAGTGGCACTGGTTGTTGCAGGTACGCAAATGGCGACCGGTCACCGCACAATGGATACCCACCTTTACTTTGAAGGTGAGTTGATTGATGCAAAAACCGGTAAACCTGTTATTAAAGTGGTTCGTAAAGGCGAAGGTAAAGAGCTGACGAACAAAAATACCCCAATGGGCTTTGCAACCCTGAAACAGGTTGTTGATGACATGGCGACCGATGCCACCATGTTTGACGTGAAAAAGACCATGAAATAACCAGGAAAGGCCTGCATTGCGCAGGCCTTATTTATTTACGCTGTTCGTAAGCGCCTGATCCAGGTTTCGGGTTTAGTAAACATCACCATATTCCCTCCCAGAATCAGCAACAATCCGACGATACCGTTAATATGCCACACGTAACCTTCATAAACCGTTGAGATGGAGAGGGCGACCAGCGGGAAGAGCAGCGTACTGTAGGCCGCTTTGCCTGGGCCGATACGCCCTACCAACGTAAAGTAAGCACCGAAAGCAATCACCGAACCAAACAAAGCCAGATAGAGCAGCGCGCCAATGTAGCTCACCGTCCATTCCGGGGTGAAACTGTCGCCTCTGAAAAGGGCAATGCAGCCCATCACCAGTGTGCCATACAGCATCGCCCAGGCGTTGGTAGTCATGGTTTCAAGGCCTTTGCGCTGATGGCGCATGCTGATCATATTGCCCAGCGAGAAACCGTAGGTACCGAGTGCGGAGAGACCAATACCCATCAGGAGTGACGCGCTCCAGCCACTGGCCAGAAGATCGTCCCAGAAGAGGGTGATAATGCCAATCAACCCCAGAGCCGCAGCGGTCCAGAACCGCG
This region includes:
- a CDS encoding DUF3313 domain-containing protein, translated to MRTQTFLKVAVLTGLLALAGCSSKVAAPEQYSGFLKDYSGLKETTSATGKPTLRWVDPSYNEANYDNIVWNPITYYPAPKPTTQIGQKTLDELLSYTNNKMKTSIGQRKPIVTTPGPRSLIFRGAITGVTSKQEGLQFYEVVPVALVVAGTQMATGHRTMDTHLYFEGELIDAKTGKPVIKVVRKGEGKELTNKNTPMGFATLKQVVDDMATDATMFDVKKTMK
- a CDS encoding DMT family transporter, which produces MNALLYGLVVIIWGTTWIAIFLQQGSVAAPVSIFWRFAVASLTMMVVLLALRRLRKLALRDHLFCILQGCCVFCFNFWCFYTAASHINTGLESVIFSMAVLYNAINSFIFFGQRPPARFWTAAALGLIGIITLFWDDLLASGWSASLLMGIGLSALGTYGFSLGNMISMRHQRKGLETMTTNAWAMLYGTLVMGCIALFRGDSFTPEWTVSYIGALLYLALFGSVIAFGAYFTLVGRIGPGKAAYSTLLFPLVALSISTVYEGYVWHINGIVGLLLILGGNMVMFTKPETWIRRLRTA